A window of Thermodesulfovibrio thiophilus DSM 17215 contains these coding sequences:
- the glgA gene encoding glycogen synthase GlgA produces the protein MKVALVSAEAFPFSKTGGLGDVVGALFKEFIKAGIDVSLFLPFYRTTRDNFYNVVMDSEISYGVPIGFDIRFGAVRSARVSVDVDDNLIVEPSKHGNLFFIEHNEFFDREHLYGTNSGEYIDNAERFVFFSRAVLEVCKAMNLNFDIIHSHDWHTALIPLYLTTHYRECSCFEKTKTVLTVHNLGYQGIFPREKLEVTGFGLEMFHIDGLEFYGMVSFLKGGLFSADIITTVSPTYAKEILNPEYGFGLDGVLRKRQGSLRGIINGVDYKIWNPQKDSFIIKQYSIQNLEDKQENKKHLIDITGIECSIEDPLIAFVGRMVYQKGIDIIVDTIPDLIVTGVNFVIEGTGEYYYEEKVKELQQSYPSKIFTFVGFDESLAHKIYAGADALLIPSKYEPCGLSQIIAMRYGAIPICRKTGGLADTVEDEVTGFLFNEYSAEALKVGVHRFLDIYSDKAKLNHMIYNAMSRDFSWTKSCKEYIKLYEGIIVG, from the coding sequence ATGAAAGTGGCATTGGTTTCAGCAGAAGCTTTTCCTTTTTCAAAAACTGGAGGGCTCGGTGATGTTGTTGGTGCATTATTTAAGGAGTTTATTAAGGCTGGTATAGATGTTTCACTTTTTCTGCCATTTTATCGAACAACGAGAGACAATTTTTACAATGTTGTTATGGATTCAGAAATAAGTTATGGAGTTCCAATTGGTTTTGATATCCGTTTTGGTGCTGTCAGATCAGCCAGGGTTTCTGTTGATGTTGATGATAATCTGATAGTTGAACCTTCAAAGCATGGCAATTTATTTTTTATTGAGCATAATGAGTTCTTTGACAGGGAACATCTTTATGGAACTAACTCTGGAGAGTATATTGATAATGCAGAACGATTTGTTTTTTTCTCAAGAGCAGTGCTTGAAGTATGCAAGGCTATGAATTTAAATTTTGATATCATTCACTCTCATGACTGGCATACAGCCCTTATTCCTCTTTATCTTACAACGCACTACAGAGAATGTTCCTGTTTTGAGAAAACAAAAACCGTATTAACAGTTCACAATCTTGGATATCAGGGTATTTTCCCTCGTGAAAAGCTTGAAGTAACAGGTTTTGGTTTGGAGATGTTTCATATTGACGGACTTGAATTTTACGGGATGGTAAGCTTTCTTAAAGGTGGCCTTTTCAGTGCTGATATTATTACCACTGTAAGTCCTACATATGCTAAAGAAATTCTGAATCCTGAGTATGGTTTTGGACTTGATGGAGTCTTAAGAAAAAGGCAGGGAAGTCTTAGAGGAATTATCAATGGAGTTGATTACAAAATATGGAATCCTCAAAAAGATTCATTCATCATTAAACAATACAGCATACAAAATCTAGAAGATAAGCAAGAAAATAAAAAACATTTGATAGATATAACAGGGATAGAATGTTCAATAGAAGATCCTTTGATTGCCTTTGTCGGAAGAATGGTTTATCAAAAAGGTATAGATATTATTGTGGACACAATACCAGATTTAATCGTGACAGGAGTAAATTTTGTAATTGAAGGAACAGGAGAATATTATTATGAAGAGAAAGTTAAGGAACTGCAACAAAGTTACCCATCAAAAATTTTTACTTTCGTCGGATTTGATGAATCCCTGGCACATAAAATTTATGCAGGAGCAGATGCTTTATTAATACCTTCAAAATATGAGCCATGTGGATTGAGTCAAATAATTGCAATGAGATATGGAGCAATACCAATCTGCAGAAAAACAGGAGGGCTTGCAGATACAGTTGAAGACGAAGTTACAGGTTTTCTGTTTAATGAATACAGTGCTGAGGCTCTTAAGGTTGGAGTTCATAGATTTCTTGATATTTATTCAGATAAAGCAAAACTGAACCATATGATTTACAATGCAATGAGCAGAGATTTTTCATGGACAAAATCATGTAAGGAATACATAAAACTTTATGAAGGAATAATTGTGGGTTAA
- a CDS encoding PAS domain S-box protein, with amino-acid sequence MRERHALYELIRLLETSEDIELLLERLIYHITELINGTGGVIRFVKGEDLHIVATYNIESDKTTMSVDQGICGEVIKDGKAKIFNRDQLEGKDLDIPAYSAICIPLKVQEEIFGTVLVYNKINSDHGFAEFTAEDAELGELFSGLASLIILKALRLKELQEKEIENKKAIEQIDELKSYLESLIHSSADAIVATDLNNIVTAWNMGAENIFGYKKEEVIGTPLPVIPDFLREVERFYLEKVTHGETLKDIETVGLTKDGKLIEVSTTFSPIKNAYGEIIGISRIVRDITEKKKLEKDLIRRNEELTKILFISSAVRSTLELNKLLRIILTVITMGEGLGFNRAVLFLVNEETNSLKGVMAVGPSSYEEAWQIWSSMAQEKKTLHEVLNELSRKEFVEDSFLERMCRNISISLNENTPIVKAVKEKKTFNIKDVHEEEADPVIIQQLGSSAYAVVPLISKDKAIGAVWVDNMYTRKPITDQDINFLKGFADHVAGAIENAWIFEKIEKAEKELEMLFNSITDLIYYTDDNYSIKKANKSFLDKLGISKKDVIDKKCFQLIHKTQHPLTECPHRKAMETGKAMVGEIEEDYLDGVYLISSSPIFDKNGNLAGTINVAKDITEFRSLKEKILIMEKMASLGELAAKVAHEIRNPLLSIGGFAKRLDKELEEGKTKEYVKIIIEEVKRLERILNEILSFVRPYSMDREKFKIKDLVDNVVNLFEATLKEHNNKLIVNVEEDFMVHGNYDKLKEVLLNLILNANDATDNGIITLKIKRPDRLPSSRAITEKEYFVIEVSDTGHGIKKENLKRIFDPFFTTKTNGTGLGLAISKRIIEDHGGIIKVESEVDRGTTFKIYFPAYKEEGGNNENSSS; translated from the coding sequence ATGCGAGAAAGACACGCACTTTATGAATTAATACGACTGCTTGAAACTTCAGAAGATATAGAACTACTTCTTGAAAGACTTATCTATCACATTACTGAATTAATAAATGGTACAGGAGGTGTTATCAGATTTGTTAAAGGAGAAGATTTACATATTGTAGCGACATATAACATCGAGTCAGACAAAACCACTATGAGTGTCGATCAGGGAATATGCGGAGAAGTTATCAAGGATGGCAAAGCAAAAATATTTAACAGAGATCAACTTGAAGGAAAGGATCTTGACATCCCGGCATATTCAGCAATATGCATTCCTTTGAAAGTGCAGGAGGAAATTTTTGGAACAGTCCTTGTTTATAATAAAATTAACTCTGATCATGGTTTTGCTGAGTTTACTGCTGAAGATGCAGAGCTTGGAGAGCTTTTTTCAGGACTGGCATCTTTGATTATTCTCAAAGCGTTAAGGCTTAAAGAGCTTCAGGAAAAAGAAATTGAAAATAAAAAGGCAATAGAACAGATAGACGAACTTAAAAGTTATCTTGAAAGTCTGATTCATAGTTCGGCAGATGCCATCGTAGCTACTGATTTGAATAATATTGTTACAGCATGGAACATGGGAGCGGAAAATATATTTGGCTATAAAAAAGAAGAAGTAATCGGAACACCTTTACCTGTTATCCCTGATTTTTTACGGGAAGTAGAAAGATTTTATCTTGAAAAAGTTACTCATGGAGAAACTTTAAAAGATATAGAGACTGTTGGATTAACCAAAGATGGGAAACTCATTGAAGTAAGTACCACTTTTTCACCAATAAAGAATGCCTATGGCGAAATAATAGGCATTAGCAGAATAGTAAGAGATATTACAGAAAAGAAAAAACTCGAAAAAGACCTGATAAGAAGAAACGAAGAACTTACGAAAATTTTATTTATAAGTTCAGCTGTGAGAAGCACGCTGGAGTTAAATAAGCTTTTAAGGATAATACTTACAGTAATCACAATGGGAGAAGGGCTTGGGTTTAATAGAGCTGTTCTTTTTCTTGTAAACGAAGAGACAAATTCCCTAAAAGGAGTGATGGCTGTTGGTCCTTCAAGTTATGAAGAAGCATGGCAGATTTGGTCAAGTATGGCTCAGGAAAAGAAAACTCTACATGAGGTTCTTAATGAATTAAGCAGAAAGGAGTTTGTGGAAGATAGTTTTCTTGAAAGAATGTGCAGAAATATTTCCATTTCACTTAATGAAAATACACCAATTGTAAAAGCGGTCAAGGAAAAGAAAACTTTTAATATAAAAGATGTTCATGAAGAAGAGGCAGACCCTGTTATAATTCAACAACTTGGAAGTTCTGCCTATGCAGTGGTTCCTCTTATTTCAAAGGATAAAGCCATAGGAGCAGTATGGGTTGACAATATGTATACAAGAAAACCAATTACAGACCAGGACATAAACTTTTTAAAAGGGTTTGCAGACCATGTTGCAGGTGCTATTGAAAATGCATGGATATTTGAGAAAATAGAAAAAGCAGAAAAAGAGCTTGAAATGCTTTTTAATTCAATTACAGATCTGATTTATTACACTGATGATAATTATTCAATAAAAAAGGCTAATAAATCTTTTTTGGATAAACTTGGAATATCCAAAAAAGATGTGATTGATAAGAAATGCTTTCAACTTATTCATAAAACCCAGCATCCTTTAACGGAATGCCCTCACAGAAAAGCTATGGAAACTGGTAAAGCTATGGTTGGAGAGATTGAGGAAGACTATCTTGACGGAGTTTATCTTATTTCAAGTTCTCCTATATTTGATAAAAATGGTAATCTGGCAGGGACCATAAATGTAGCAAAAGATATAACCGAATTCAGAAGTTTAAAGGAAAAAATTCTAATAATGGAAAAAATGGCTTCTCTTGGAGAATTAGCTGCCAAGGTTGCTCATGAAATAAGAAATCCTCTTCTGTCTATAGGTGGTTTTGCAAAAAGACTTGACAAAGAATTAGAAGAAGGGAAGACCAAGGAATATGTAAAAATTATTATAGAAGAGGTTAAAAGGCTTGAACGAATTCTAAATGAAATTTTAAGTTTTGTAAGACCATACTCTATGGATAGAGAAAAATTTAAAATTAAAGACCTAGTTGATAATGTTGTTAATTTATTTGAAGCTACGTTAAAAGAACATAACAACAAATTGATAGTTAATGTGGAAGAAGATTTTATGGTACATGGTAACTATGATAAATTAAAAGAAGTCCTGTTAAATTTAATTTTAAATGCAAATGATGCTACAGATAATGGGATAATTACTTTAAAAATAAAGAGACCTGATAGGTTGCCATCAAGTAGAGCAATCACTGAAAAAGAATACTTCGTTATTGAAGTCAGCGATACAGGACATGGAATAAAGAAAGAAAATTTAAAAAGAATTTTTGATCCTTTTTTTACAACAAAAACCAATGGAACTGGACTTGGGTTAGCTATTTCAAAAAGAATTATTGAGGATCATGGTGGTATAATTAAAGTGGAAAGTGAGGTTGATAGAGGTACAACCTTCAAAATTTATTTTCCAGCATATAAAGAAGAAGGAGGAAACAATGAAAATTCTAGCAGTTGA
- a CDS encoding response regulator, protein MKILAVDDEKNILMLYKAELEDEGYEVITANSGREAIELFETHKPDIVTLDIMMPDMDGIQVLRQLKQKNPNVPVIMLTAYDYRDDFSIWASDAYVVKSSDLGPLKETIREISEKFGLK, encoded by the coding sequence ATGAAAATTCTAGCAGTTGATGATGAAAAAAATATACTGATGCTATATAAAGCTGAACTTGAGGATGAGGGATATGAAGTTATTACAGCAAACTCAGGACGAGAAGCCATAGAGCTTTTTGAAACCCATAAACCAGATATTGTAACTCTTGATATAATGATGCCAGATATGGATGGAATTCAGGTTTTAAGACAGCTAAAGCAAAAGAATCCCAATGTACCTGTAATTATGCTTACTGCGTATGATTACAGAGATGACTTTTCTATATGGGCATCAGATGCCTATGTGGTCAAGTCTTCTGATTTAGGACCTTTAAAAGAGACAATCCGAGAAATTTCAGAAAAATTCGGTTTAAAATGA
- a CDS encoding M16 family metallopeptidase, producing the protein MAFCEVKEKVLKNGLKIIFIEDHSSPVSTFQVWYKVGSMDEPEGKSGISHLLEHLMFRGSRNYPGNVFSKIIQSQGGIDNAFTTKDYTVYFQKLSPSKIQTSISLEADRMANLLLLPEDFELEKKIVLEERRQRYDDDPESLMFEEVISVAFKNHSYRKPVIGWIEDIQSITLDDVKNYYHEYYCPNNAFIIVAGDIKQKEVIGQIKEKFENIPSCKINPPRKNLYEPEQYGERRVILKKQTHLPMLVMAYKVPAYPQKDSLSLEVLSTIMGEGKSSRLYRKLVIEKALVVDVSTGNSPLSRDGFLFFIVASLKDVEKIDEVRKIIEEEIDRIKNEQPSEKEIEKAKNQVEASFLFNQDSVFGYALYLGRFEILGDWKMIDRYREEIIKVQSEDVQNVTKKYFNFNNLSIGVLLPR; encoded by the coding sequence ATGGCGTTCTGTGAGGTTAAAGAAAAGGTTTTAAAAAATGGACTTAAAATAATTTTTATCGAGGATCATTCCTCTCCTGTTTCAACTTTTCAGGTATGGTATAAAGTAGGTTCTATGGATGAACCAGAGGGTAAGTCAGGAATAAGCCATCTACTTGAACATCTAATGTTCAGAGGAAGTAGGAATTATCCGGGAAATGTTTTTTCAAAAATCATTCAATCACAAGGCGGAATTGATAATGCCTTTACAACCAAAGATTATACTGTTTATTTTCAGAAACTTTCTCCATCTAAGATACAGACATCCATTTCTCTTGAAGCAGATAGAATGGCAAATTTACTCCTGCTTCCAGAAGATTTTGAACTGGAAAAGAAAATTGTTCTTGAAGAAAGAAGACAGAGATATGATGATGATCCTGAAAGTTTGATGTTTGAAGAAGTTATAAGTGTAGCCTTTAAAAATCATTCGTACAGGAAACCTGTAATTGGATGGATAGAAGATATTCAGTCAATTACTCTTGATGATGTAAAAAACTACTATCATGAATACTACTGCCCAAACAATGCATTTATAATTGTTGCAGGAGATATAAAACAAAAAGAAGTTATAGGGCAGATAAAAGAAAAATTTGAAAATATTCCTTCATGCAAAATTAATCCACCGAGAAAGAATCTTTACGAACCTGAACAGTACGGAGAAAGAAGAGTAATTTTAAAAAAGCAAACACATCTGCCAATGCTTGTTATGGCTTATAAAGTTCCTGCATATCCACAGAAGGACAGCTTGTCTCTTGAAGTATTGAGCACCATAATGGGAGAAGGAAAAAGTTCCAGGCTTTACAGAAAACTTGTCATTGAAAAAGCTCTGGTAGTTGATGTGTCAACCGGCAATTCACCATTAAGCAGAGATGGATTTTTGTTTTTCATTGTTGCATCTTTAAAGGATGTTGAGAAAATTGATGAGGTAAGAAAAATTATAGAAGAAGAAATTGACAGGATAAAGAATGAACAACCTTCTGAAAAAGAGATTGAAAAGGCAAAAAATCAGGTTGAAGCTTCTTTTCTTTTTAATCAGGACTCTGTTTTTGGATATGCTCTATATCTTGGTAGGTTTGAAATTCTTGGAGACTGGAAAATGATTGATAGATACAGAGAAGAGATAATAAAAGTTCAATCAGAAGATGTTCAGAATGTAACAAAAAAATATTTCAATTTTAATAACCTGAGTATTGGAGTGCTTTTACCCAGATGA
- a CDS encoding M16 family metallopeptidase, with the protein MDFKTFQLQNGTKIKYLQRENIPIVYVSVLIPASVLDESKPSVAYLTAHMLTHGTQRLTARQIEEEIDFLAISIEKNITHDYTMLTLSTTKRHLNEALNLFLDILMHPSFPEDELKKEISILEKSLKQMEEDPSFIAHKTFLKQLFGQHPYGRPIEGEPEKLKDITRQDIINFYENLYKPDGMIFSVVGDIKEDELKELINKPIAKWNGNRKERNLNPPVFSKRTEPNKIFIKRDDLTQSTIVLGFEGISRKDPDFYAVSVMNYILGGGGLTSRLAKYIREEHGLAYSIYSTFNPYLLPGPFYVEVKTKAENTDNVVGMIVKELKKMRENGVTDEELKEAKAFLIGSFPLRIDTMKKISEFLPVIEFYNLGDDYIKKYPEYIEKITAKDIKKVADRLLNSSSYILVIVAPSNAVK; encoded by the coding sequence ATGGATTTTAAAACATTTCAATTACAGAATGGCACAAAAATTAAATATCTTCAGAGGGAGAATATCCCAATTGTCTATGTATCTGTGCTTATTCCAGCCTCTGTGCTGGATGAATCAAAGCCTTCGGTTGCTTATCTTACAGCCCATATGCTAACTCACGGAACGCAGAGACTTACTGCAAGGCAAATTGAAGAGGAGATAGACTTTTTAGCAATTTCAATTGAGAAAAACATCACGCATGACTATACTATGCTTACGCTATCAACAACAAAGAGACATCTGAATGAGGCTCTGAATTTATTTTTAGATATTCTCATGCATCCTTCGTTCCCTGAAGATGAATTAAAAAAAGAAATATCCATACTTGAAAAATCATTAAAACAGATGGAAGAAGATCCTTCATTTATTGCACATAAAACTTTCCTTAAACAGCTTTTTGGACAACATCCTTACGGAAGACCGATCGAAGGAGAACCTGAAAAACTCAAAGATATAACCAGACAGGATATTATAAATTTTTATGAGAATTTATATAAACCAGATGGCATGATTTTTTCAGTTGTTGGTGATATTAAGGAAGATGAATTAAAAGAATTAATTAATAAGCCTATAGCAAAGTGGAATGGTAATCGTAAGGAGAGAAATTTAAATCCTCCAGTCTTTTCTAAAAGAACCGAACCAAACAAGATTTTTATAAAAAGAGATGATTTAACGCAATCAACAATTGTTCTTGGGTTTGAAGGAATTTCCAGAAAAGACCCTGATTTTTATGCTGTGAGTGTGATGAATTATATTCTTGGTGGAGGAGGACTTACATCAAGACTTGCAAAATACATTAGAGAAGAACATGGCCTTGCTTATTCAATTTACAGCACATTCAATCCATATTTGTTGCCAGGACCATTTTATGTAGAAGTTAAAACCAAAGCTGAAAATACAGATAATGTTGTAGGAATGATAGTTAAGGAACTTAAGAAAATGAGGGAAAATGGAGTAACCGATGAAGAATTAAAAGAGGCAAAAGCATTTCTCATAGGCAGCTTTCCATTAAGAATTGATACAATGAAAAAAATAAGCGAATTTTTACCTGTTATTGAGTTCTACAATCTTGGAGATGATTATATAAAGAAATATCCAGAATATATTGAAAAAATAACTGCTAAAGATATAAAAAAAGTTGCTGATAGACTTTTAAACTCCAGTTCATATATTCTGGTTATCGTGGCTCCTTCAAATGCTGTAAAATGA
- the uppP gene encoding undecaprenyl-diphosphatase UppP: protein MDNFFQALILGIIQGITEFLPVSSTAHLVITPWIFGWTGELNSLSFDIAVHLGTLLSLVFCFWKDWIEILFKDRTLLVYIVIGTIPAVLAGLAFHDIIETTLRNPLIIAFTLIFIGALMLLAEKIGKRQRDSVSFWDAVIIGTAQAFALIPGVSRSGITITAGLFKGLKRDYAAKFSFLLSTPAIAGAASFDFYKSIKMSHSYDYSLFLVGVISAAITGTLAIKFMLSFLRKYPLNIFIYYRWLLGVMIFLLYFFK, encoded by the coding sequence ATGGATAATTTTTTTCAGGCATTGATTTTAGGCATTATTCAGGGAATTACAGAGTTTTTACCAGTGAGCAGTACTGCTCATCTTGTAATTACACCATGGATTTTTGGCTGGACTGGAGAGTTAAACTCTCTTAGTTTTGATATTGCAGTACATCTTGGTACTCTTCTGTCACTTGTTTTCTGTTTCTGGAAAGACTGGATTGAGATTTTATTTAAAGACAGAACGTTGCTTGTATACATAGTTATTGGAACAATTCCTGCGGTTTTAGCTGGATTAGCTTTTCATGACATTATAGAAACAACTCTCAGAAATCCGCTGATTATTGCGTTTACTCTTATATTTATTGGAGCTCTCATGCTTTTAGCTGAAAAAATTGGAAAAAGGCAGAGAGATTCAGTTAGTTTCTGGGATGCTGTAATAATTGGTACTGCTCAGGCTTTTGCTCTTATTCCAGGAGTATCTCGTTCAGGAATAACAATTACAGCAGGGCTATTTAAAGGACTTAAAAGAGATTATGCTGCAAAATTTTCGTTTTTGCTTTCAACTCCTGCAATTGCTGGTGCAGCATCATTTGATTTTTATAAATCAATAAAAATGAGCCACTCCTATGATTATTCACTTTTTCTTGTAGGAGTTATCTCTGCTGCTATAACAGGAACTCTGGCGATTAAGTTTATGCTGAGTTTTTTACGAAAATACCCTTTAAATATCTTCATTTACTACAGATGGCTTTTAGGAGTTATGATTTTTCTGTTATATTTCTTTAAGTAA